The following coding sequences lie in one Kitasatospora azatica KCTC 9699 genomic window:
- the kdpF gene encoding K(+)-transporting ATPase subunit F — protein sequence MTAENIAGLIVAIALIGYLVVALIYPEKF from the coding sequence GTGACCGCAGAGAACATCGCAGGTCTCATCGTCGCCATTGCGCTGATCGGCTACCTGGTCGTCGCGCTGATCTACCCGGAGAAGTTCTGA